From a region of the Helianthus annuus cultivar XRQ/B chromosome 5, HanXRQr2.0-SUNRISE, whole genome shotgun sequence genome:
- the LOC110943940 gene encoding uncharacterized protein LOC110943940 produces the protein MDKMKFCGDFVKTERMKINRFYGILKAEFREFITPSKCETLDEFINLARDREIEIKRQEERGEKRSNEKGASSSPSKKAKFQDHGKKDKSRGGISPCKTCGKLHTGECLLGKKGCYKCGEEGHTSYKCPSNPKTCFNSFQKGHVKSECPKLQQGSKKEGKNEESSKAKGKMFQITSEEAKSHPNLVSGIFLLNSITVYVLFDTGATMSFIANEIVQHPSFKIERMPIPLEVETANSKNYVLHEICRNCKFMIEDEEFDIDLIPMVLGEFKMIVGMDWMARHCV, from the coding sequence ATGGATAAGATGAAATTCTGTGGGGATTTTGTGAAGACTGAAAGAATGAAGATCAATCGCTTTTATGGCATATTAAAGGCAGAATTTAGGGAGTTCATCACTCCCTCGAAATGTGAAACCCTTGATGAGTTTATCAATTTGGCACGGGATAGAGAAATCGAGATTAAAAGGCAAGAAGAACGAGGTGAAAAGAGATCGAATGAAAAGGGGGCAAGTTCAAGTCCGTCAAAGAAAGCAAAGTTCCAAGACCACGGAAAGAAGGATAAGTCAAGGGGTGGTATTTCTCCGTGCAAGACATGTGGGAAACTACATACTGGGGAATGTCTTCTGGGTAAGAAGGGATGCTATAAATGCGGCGAAGAAGGGCATACATCCTACAAGTGCCCTAGCAACCCGAAGACATGTTTCAATTCTTTCCAGAAAGGGCATGTTAAGTCGGAGTGTCCTAAACTCCAACAAGGATCAAAGAAGGAGGGAAAGAACGAAGAAAGCTCTAAGGCAAAAGGGAAGATGTTTCAAATCACATCCGAAGAAGCCAAGTCCCATCCGAATCTGGTTTCAGGTATCTTTCTATTAAACTCCATAACGGTTTATGTTTTGTTCGATACCGGAGCCACTATGTCGTTTATTGCAAATGAAATCGTGCAACATCCTTCATTTAAGATTGAACGAATGCCGATACCTTTAGAAGTGGAAACAGCCAATAGTAAGAACTATGTGTTACACGAGATTTGTAGAAATTGCAAATTCATGATAGAAGATGAGGAATTTGATATCGACCTCATACCTATGGTTTTGGGGGAATTTAAAATGATAGTAGGTATGGATTGGATGGCACGACACTGTGTATAA